From a single Corynebacterium kroppenstedtii DSM 44385 genomic region:
- a CDS encoding preprotein translocase subunit YajC — MNGLWIIILILFLALPIMQIVRQNKSMKRIQEFRSQLQPGMAVETAGGLHGRVVAVRGDVLDLQIAPGVVVEWAVKGILGPVAQQESSTTPEPAASEPQGQSTVSPQETTTDHGSTVEPSTSDEAAVDSHRHSPAQNNGSTDASTDSSTTDK, encoded by the coding sequence ATGAACGGTCTATGGATAATTATCCTCATCCTTTTCCTGGCGTTGCCCATCATGCAAATTGTTCGGCAGAACAAGAGCATGAAGCGCATCCAGGAGTTTCGCTCCCAACTGCAGCCTGGCATGGCTGTTGAGACGGCCGGAGGCTTGCATGGTCGCGTCGTTGCGGTACGAGGCGACGTGCTCGACTTGCAAATTGCGCCTGGGGTTGTCGTTGAGTGGGCCGTCAAAGGCATTTTGGGACCAGTTGCACAACAGGAATCGTCAACCACTCCTGAGCCAGCCGCTAGTGAGCCCCAGGGTCAGTCAACTGTGTCGCCCCAGGAGACGACGACAGACCACGGTTCAACCGTCGAGCCGAGCACTAGTGATGAGGCTGCTGTTGACTCCCATAGGCACTCGCCGGCCCAGAACAATGGCAGCACCGATGCCTCCACGGACTCGTCGACGACCGATAAGTAA
- the secD gene encoding protein translocase subunit SecD, whose protein sequence is MAARKNRARSTKSRWPYRAIGIFVIFLVAVYLLVFLTGNKKPEPKLGIDLQGGTRVTLVPQGSQPSNDQLEQARKILENRVNGMGVSGATVQTDGNTLVITVPGDDSAQARNLGQTSQLLFRPVLNQQAAAQEVDRGKLAQTVVDMANRWVKTDVISPDNAQKALDELKKQLEQYNSSGQAQGQEAFAIPESMKITAKPEAKPANSIEENKQREQTSAMLLKDRQSEDPTTLQAAGSLLECKGSDPLAGQDDPAKPLVTCDQDKSVHLLDAAPVLVGQEGKKDPQRLTGEEIDTNSPITGGYDSNSGQMAITFKFKTSNKDKGGDTWAEVTQKYQGQQVAITLDSEVISAPTIQSPTPAGSTTQITGKFSEAEAKDLANNLKYGALPISFAGENGEKGGTATTIPATLGFASLKAGLIAGGIGLILVALYALAYYRGLGVITIFSLLLSALLIYGSLVLLGRWVGYSLDLAGIAGLIIGIGTTADSFVVYFERIKDEIRDGRTFRSAVPKAWERARRTILSGNLVSLIAAVVLYILAVGDVKGFAFTLGLTTVFDLFVVFLVSAPLIILASRKPFFSKPSVNGLGAVMRVAERRRAAGIKLPYDVERAENAKEDQPVRRHIKLADSLSETDESSSGGSSRVDTSKEEK, encoded by the coding sequence TTGGCAGCCCGGAAGAACAGAGCTCGCTCCACAAAATCCCGATGGCCGTATCGCGCCATCGGTATCTTCGTCATTTTCCTCGTAGCGGTGTACCTTCTGGTGTTCCTCACGGGAAATAAAAAGCCTGAACCTAAGTTAGGCATTGACCTTCAGGGCGGAACCCGAGTGACTTTGGTGCCTCAAGGTTCTCAGCCGTCCAATGATCAGCTTGAGCAGGCCCGGAAAATCCTCGAAAACCGCGTCAATGGCATGGGCGTGTCCGGGGCAACAGTGCAGACCGACGGGAACACACTCGTCATTACTGTCCCTGGCGATGATTCCGCTCAAGCGCGGAACCTGGGACAGACATCCCAATTGTTGTTCCGCCCAGTGCTTAACCAACAAGCTGCTGCCCAGGAAGTTGATCGGGGCAAGCTGGCGCAGACCGTCGTCGATATGGCTAATCGATGGGTAAAAACGGATGTGATTTCGCCGGATAACGCCCAGAAGGCCCTCGACGAGCTAAAGAAGCAGTTGGAGCAATACAACAGCAGTGGTCAAGCCCAAGGGCAAGAGGCTTTTGCTATTCCCGAGTCGATGAAGATCACGGCGAAGCCAGAGGCTAAGCCAGCCAACTCCATCGAAGAAAACAAGCAGCGTGAACAAACATCCGCCATGCTGCTCAAGGATCGGCAATCAGAAGATCCGACCACTTTGCAGGCCGCGGGATCCTTGTTGGAATGTAAGGGATCGGATCCGTTGGCAGGCCAGGATGATCCGGCTAAGCCTCTCGTGACGTGTGACCAAGATAAGAGCGTTCACCTGCTCGATGCGGCACCAGTATTAGTGGGGCAGGAGGGGAAGAAAGATCCCCAGCGGCTCACTGGTGAGGAGATCGATACCAATTCTCCGATTACTGGTGGGTACGACTCCAACAGCGGACAAATGGCCATCACGTTCAAGTTCAAGACATCCAATAAAGATAAGGGTGGCGATACGTGGGCCGAGGTGACGCAAAAGTATCAGGGGCAGCAGGTCGCTATCACTCTCGACTCCGAAGTGATTTCTGCTCCGACGATTCAGTCACCGACGCCCGCCGGTTCGACGACCCAGATTACTGGTAAGTTCTCTGAGGCCGAGGCTAAAGACTTAGCGAACAATCTTAAGTATGGTGCGCTGCCCATCAGCTTCGCTGGTGAAAACGGCGAGAAGGGCGGTACCGCCACCACCATTCCCGCCACGCTGGGCTTTGCTTCCCTGAAAGCAGGACTTATCGCAGGAGGCATCGGCTTAATCTTGGTTGCCCTGTATGCGCTGGCCTACTACCGAGGACTCGGCGTCATCACGATCTTCTCGCTGTTGCTCTCGGCGCTACTCATCTACGGCAGCCTCGTGCTACTCGGGCGGTGGGTTGGCTACAGCCTTGACCTCGCGGGCATCGCCGGCTTGATCATCGGTATCGGTACTACAGCGGACTCCTTCGTGGTCTACTTCGAGCGGATTAAAGATGAGATACGCGATGGCCGAACATTCAGATCTGCAGTACCAAAGGCCTGGGAGCGTGCTCGCCGCACTATTCTGTCCGGTAACTTGGTCTCCCTGATCGCAGCTGTCGTGTTGTACATTTTGGCTGTTGGTGACGTTAAAGGCTTCGCCTTCACCCTTGGTTTAACGACGGTCTTCGACCTGTTCGTGGTGTTCCTGGTTTCGGCACCGCTGATTATTCTGGCGTCGCGCAAGCCGTTCTTCTCTAAGCCGTCTGTGAACGGGCTCGGAGCGGTCATGCGTGTTGCGGAGCGTCGCCGTGCTGCTGGTATCAAGCTTCCGTATGACGTTGAGCGCGCTGAAAACGCCAAAGAGGATCAACCTGTACGGCGGCACATCAAGCTCGCAGATAGTCTCTCAGAAACTGATGAGTCATCGTCGGGCGGCTCATCGCGTGTCGATACCTCGAAGGAGGAGAAGTAA
- a CDS encoding RelA/SpoT family protein gives MSDRSPSRVGSVSARLARSLTGQNRAKYNPVLEPMLTIHRKVHPKADVALINRAYETAAQLHDGVFRKSGEPYITHPLAVATICAEIGMDTTTIVAALLHDTVEDTDYTLEQLEHDFGPEVAHLVDGVTKLDKVALGSAAEAETIRKMIVAMADDPGVLVIKVADRLHNMRTMRFLPPEKQARKARQTLEVIAPLAHRLGMATVKWELEDLSFAILYPKKYQEIVRLVADRAPKRDEYIARVSKELQARLKDYHISTEVVGRPKHYWSIYQKMIVRGRDFDEIFDLVGLRVLVDSVQECYAALGAVHTLYQPMPGRFKDYISTPRYGVYESLHTTVIGPDNKPLEIQIRTHEMHYNAEFGIAAHWRYKETKGHNKGSAKELDQMAWMRQLLDWQRESADPNEFMENLRFDLSSNQIFVFTPKGDAITLPSGSTPIDFAYAVHTEVGHRCIGAKVNGKLLALESELHTGDRVEVFTSKDPDAGPSKDWESFVVSPRAKSKIRQWFAKERREVALEAGRDALAAEIQRGGLPMHRLFTPESMQTIAGQLSFNSVDQLYTAIGNNNITAGRVVNLLMEQFGGQEEAEDALAARTPLSQLRSKKNSRADSAGVLVEGDADYMAKLAKCCTPVPGDDIFGFVTRGGGVSVHRTDCTNAPKLKEEPERLIAVSWAAERSGAVFTVTLQIEGLDRQGLLSDVTRAVSEQKVAILATNSHTAEDRVAVVRFTFEVSDVKQLGYLMTQLRNIEGVFDVFRVTSGG, from the coding sequence GTGAGTGATCGGTCGCCCTCTCGGGTTGGTTCGGTGAGTGCCCGTCTGGCTCGAAGCCTGACGGGGCAGAACCGTGCGAAATATAATCCGGTTTTGGAACCGATGCTGACTATTCATCGCAAGGTTCACCCGAAAGCGGATGTTGCGCTCATCAACCGCGCCTATGAGACCGCGGCGCAATTACATGACGGTGTTTTTCGTAAATCTGGCGAACCGTACATCACTCACCCGCTTGCCGTAGCGACGATTTGCGCTGAGATCGGCATGGACACCACCACGATTGTCGCAGCGCTGCTGCACGATACGGTGGAAGACACTGATTACACGCTCGAACAACTCGAGCACGACTTTGGCCCTGAAGTGGCTCACCTGGTGGATGGGGTCACCAAGCTGGACAAAGTGGCCTTGGGATCAGCCGCGGAAGCCGAAACAATCAGGAAAATGATTGTCGCAATGGCCGACGATCCCGGCGTGCTGGTCATTAAAGTTGCTGATCGCCTGCACAATATGCGCACAATGCGTTTCCTCCCACCGGAAAAGCAGGCAAGGAAAGCTCGGCAGACCTTGGAGGTCATTGCTCCGCTGGCTCACCGGTTGGGAATGGCGACGGTGAAGTGGGAGCTAGAAGATCTCTCCTTCGCTATTTTGTACCCTAAGAAGTACCAAGAAATCGTGCGATTGGTGGCAGATCGGGCGCCGAAGCGCGATGAATATATCGCCCGAGTGTCGAAAGAGCTACAAGCACGGCTCAAGGACTACCACATCAGTACGGAGGTCGTGGGGCGACCGAAACACTACTGGTCGATCTACCAAAAGATGATCGTTCGTGGCCGAGACTTTGATGAAATCTTCGACCTCGTCGGACTCCGTGTCCTCGTCGATTCCGTGCAGGAATGCTACGCCGCACTGGGGGCAGTGCACACGCTGTACCAGCCGATGCCCGGAAGGTTCAAAGACTATATTTCTACGCCTCGTTATGGGGTGTATGAATCGCTCCACACGACGGTGATCGGGCCGGATAATAAACCTCTCGAGATCCAAATCCGGACCCATGAAATGCACTACAACGCTGAGTTCGGCATTGCGGCGCATTGGCGATACAAGGAGACCAAGGGGCACAACAAAGGTTCTGCAAAAGAACTGGACCAGATGGCATGGATGCGTCAGCTTCTCGACTGGCAACGGGAATCTGCCGACCCCAACGAATTTATGGAGAATCTGCGGTTTGATCTCTCCTCAAACCAGATTTTCGTGTTTACCCCGAAAGGGGACGCGATCACCCTGCCATCGGGATCGACGCCTATCGACTTCGCCTACGCTGTCCACACCGAAGTGGGGCACCGGTGTATCGGCGCGAAGGTGAACGGCAAGCTACTCGCGCTCGAGTCGGAGCTCCACACCGGCGATCGTGTCGAAGTTTTCACGTCGAAAGATCCGGACGCCGGCCCATCGAAGGACTGGGAATCATTCGTCGTGTCGCCGCGCGCAAAGTCGAAGATTCGTCAGTGGTTCGCGAAGGAGCGTCGAGAGGTTGCTTTGGAGGCCGGTCGGGATGCGCTCGCCGCGGAAATCCAGCGGGGAGGGCTGCCCATGCATCGGCTCTTTACTCCCGAATCGATGCAAACTATCGCTGGCCAACTGAGTTTTAACTCCGTCGACCAGCTGTACACCGCGATTGGCAATAACAACATCACGGCTGGGCGCGTCGTTAACCTGCTGATGGAGCAGTTTGGGGGACAGGAGGAGGCGGAAGATGCGCTTGCTGCCCGCACTCCTTTGTCTCAGCTCAGGTCAAAGAAGAATTCTCGTGCCGATTCGGCGGGGGTTCTTGTTGAAGGCGACGCCGACTATATGGCGAAGCTGGCCAAGTGCTGTACGCCCGTCCCCGGCGACGACATTTTCGGTTTTGTGACCCGGGGCGGTGGGGTGAGTGTCCACCGCACAGACTGTACTAATGCTCCGAAGCTGAAAGAAGAGCCTGAACGCCTGATTGCGGTGTCGTGGGCGGCAGAGCGCAGTGGAGCTGTCTTCACGGTGACTCTGCAAATCGAAGGGCTTGACCGTCAAGGGTTGCTATCCGATGTCACCCGGGCCGTGTCAGAACAGAAAGTCGCTATCTTGGCGACGAATTCTCACACTGCTGAAGACCGCGTTGCGGTTGTTCGTTTCACGTTCGAGGTCTCTGACGTCAAACAGCTTGGCTACTTGATGACCCAGCTGAGGAACATTGAAGGTGTCTTCGACGTTTTCCGGGTCACGTCGGGCGGATAG
- a CDS encoding adenine phosphoribosyltransferase → MTDSEYSSAADAVANLVRRVPGFPSEGVVFEDLTPVLADAGAFRLIVDELAEAARSYHADIIGGLDARGFLLGSAVAYQLGLGILAVRKEGKLPPPVFHRGYDLEYGHAALEIPREGLNIQGKNIVLIDDVLATGGTLCASRALLEEAGANVAGLAVILEVEALEGRKRLADLPLTVVGERSE, encoded by the coding sequence ATGACCGACAGTGAGTATTCATCCGCAGCCGATGCAGTGGCAAACTTAGTTCGCCGCGTGCCCGGTTTTCCGTCTGAAGGTGTGGTTTTTGAAGACCTCACTCCGGTGCTGGCAGATGCGGGCGCCTTCCGATTAATCGTCGACGAATTAGCCGAGGCTGCTCGGAGTTATCACGCAGACATCATCGGCGGGCTCGACGCTCGCGGATTCCTTTTGGGGTCTGCTGTGGCGTACCAACTGGGGCTCGGGATCCTCGCGGTACGCAAGGAAGGTAAGCTCCCGCCGCCGGTTTTTCATCGAGGCTATGACTTGGAATACGGCCATGCAGCGCTGGAAATTCCTCGAGAGGGCCTGAATATTCAGGGAAAGAATATTGTTCTTATCGACGACGTTCTTGCCACAGGCGGTACCTTGTGTGCTTCCCGGGCTCTCCTGGAGGAAGCCGGGGCGAATGTCGCCGGCTTGGCCGTCATTCTCGAAGTTGAAGCGTTGGAAGGTCGGAAACGCCTGGCCGACCTTCCTCTAACGGTGGTAGGGGAGCGTAGTGAGTGA
- a CDS encoding ABC transporter substrate-binding protein, with amino-acid sequence MLQRFKKSRPQFPSAMPSLPCSPRAHLRKIVTAMSGALLVTGLAACDTNDDAGDDHTNAGFAYVSGSTLTTVNGASSQGQASDAARLSVRLYPGAFIDGPNGQAFVNNDLFTSIQAPDENRSAEYVINPRAQYSDGKPVTCDDFYLAWFAQHKKEYFDSDNPLLEQVESVTCRHNEKKFRVNFARGYGSRYQNLFPAGSVMPSHIIASHAGVDDLTGALESADYQVVKKVGDLWKKSFLLNEDNLKNIVSTGPYSVKSITDKDPTTHTRSVTLQKNPHWWGDPALIDDIVVYPRSASLSDLAHHKSLRVVDNDQALPSEFRLSQGKGSAEPSEPARSTTESSEAGPSKTSPASETSSSAAPSSSPTPTSSASNAPGESMPSSEANKPATNDNEGFPAFSVPHDGGSSASASRLTVDSEKYGVMTMLSRRIDSLIPADHGVMASKRMRQAVSQCIDRAAVAEASSARSSMKVPAYGLRLTPATSSSFDAVSDVALKHGNHDTAAARKAAKGSTVRLSYDRTNDRYAAMANAIRESCQESGVTVDDVSADHADSTALTDRADFFLQAVDPATYFSTSTFVGGTIDERRQAEEGLWDSMQTIPLSAEPRAVVVHNAVSNLVPSTSNVGVGWNMDRWKKDQN; translated from the coding sequence GTGTTACAGCGATTCAAGAAGTCACGTCCCCAGTTCCCGTCGGCAATGCCTTCACTACCGTGTTCCCCACGTGCCCACCTCCGCAAGATTGTGACGGCAATGTCGGGAGCCTTATTAGTTACAGGTTTAGCCGCTTGCGATACCAATGACGATGCAGGCGATGACCACACAAACGCCGGGTTTGCCTACGTAAGTGGCAGCACCCTCACCACTGTTAACGGTGCTAGTTCACAAGGACAGGCCTCCGATGCAGCGCGATTATCCGTCCGCTTATATCCCGGAGCTTTCATCGATGGGCCCAATGGCCAGGCCTTCGTCAATAACGATCTTTTCACGTCAATCCAGGCACCTGATGAGAACCGAAGCGCTGAATACGTCATCAATCCCCGGGCCCAATATTCGGATGGCAAACCGGTTACCTGTGATGACTTTTACCTGGCATGGTTTGCCCAGCATAAAAAAGAATATTTTGATTCCGATAATCCTCTTCTAGAACAGGTTGAATCAGTTACGTGCCGGCATAACGAGAAAAAGTTTCGGGTGAATTTTGCCCGCGGATACGGGTCCCGATACCAGAATCTTTTTCCTGCCGGGTCGGTTATGCCCTCCCACATCATTGCGTCTCACGCTGGGGTTGACGATTTAACTGGTGCGCTCGAATCTGCGGACTACCAGGTGGTCAAAAAAGTGGGCGATCTGTGGAAGAAGAGCTTTCTCCTGAACGAAGACAATCTTAAGAATATTGTGTCCACTGGACCGTATTCGGTGAAGTCGATCACAGATAAGGATCCGACTACACATACGCGGTCAGTAACGCTTCAGAAGAATCCTCACTGGTGGGGTGATCCGGCGTTAATCGATGACATCGTGGTCTATCCTCGCTCAGCATCTCTGAGCGACCTTGCCCACCACAAGTCACTCAGAGTCGTTGATAATGATCAAGCTCTTCCCTCCGAATTCCGTCTATCGCAGGGGAAAGGTTCCGCAGAACCATCTGAGCCAGCACGATCCACAACAGAATCGTCCGAGGCAGGTCCATCCAAAACATCGCCAGCATCTGAGACGTCATCGTCAGCTGCTCCATCTTCATCACCGACGCCAACCTCCTCCGCATCTAACGCTCCAGGCGAATCGATGCCGTCGTCGGAAGCAAATAAACCAGCCACGAATGATAATGAGGGATTTCCCGCATTCTCAGTTCCGCACGACGGCGGCTCCTCGGCCTCTGCATCCCGTTTGACGGTGGATTCGGAGAAATACGGTGTGATGACGATGCTCTCACGTCGGATTGACTCGCTCATCCCTGCCGACCATGGGGTCATGGCCAGTAAACGCATGCGCCAAGCGGTATCGCAGTGCATTGACCGGGCAGCTGTTGCCGAAGCATCGTCAGCCCGCTCATCAATGAAGGTTCCAGCCTATGGACTTCGATTGACGCCGGCGACGAGCTCATCCTTCGATGCGGTCAGCGATGTCGCGCTGAAGCATGGAAATCACGACACCGCTGCGGCCCGAAAGGCAGCGAAGGGATCCACAGTTCGTTTGTCGTACGACCGCACGAATGATCGGTACGCCGCCATGGCAAACGCTATCCGGGAGTCCTGCCAGGAGAGTGGAGTCACCGTCGATGATGTGTCGGCAGATCATGCTGACAGCACCGCCCTGACGGACAGAGCCGACTTTTTCCTCCAGGCGGTTGACCCCGCAACGTACTTCTCAACCTCGACATTCGTCGGTGGAACCATCGATGAGCGTCGGCAAGCGGAAGAAGGATTATGGGATAGCATGCAGACGATCCCATTGTCTGCTGAACCCCGCGCCGTGGTCGTACACAACGCAGTGAGTAATCTAGTGCCTAGCACCTCGAATGTTGGGGTCGGCTGGAACATGGATCGATGGAAGAAAGATCAGAATTAG
- a CDS encoding Fpg/Nei family DNA glycosylase, whose protein sequence is MPEGHVIHRLASSLNREFAGQETAVSSPQGRFATEADQLNHTVLKHAEAHGKHLFIDFEANQAAHVVYIHLGLIGSLRFSDLAEPRGQVRLRIASDTRAADLRGPQWCRLITDEEKDTAIGKLGADPLDPHADPSRSYQRIKRSSKPISTLLMDQHIFAGVGNIYRAETLFRLGLNPELRGKDLTDDDLHAIWNDLVETMTMGFRVGKIDTVRPEHTPEAMGREPRVDAHGGEVYVYRRAGLPCYVCGTTIVERKVDGRNLFWCPTCQA, encoded by the coding sequence ATGCCCGAAGGCCACGTCATTCATCGGCTCGCTTCATCACTGAACCGCGAATTCGCCGGACAGGAAACTGCTGTTAGCTCGCCACAGGGGCGATTCGCGACAGAGGCCGATCAGCTCAACCACACCGTGCTTAAGCACGCCGAAGCGCACGGAAAACACTTGTTCATTGACTTCGAGGCCAATCAAGCGGCACATGTCGTTTATATTCACTTAGGTCTCATTGGAAGCCTTCGTTTCTCAGACCTCGCGGAACCACGAGGCCAGGTTCGTTTACGAATAGCCTCCGACACACGGGCAGCTGATTTACGCGGTCCACAGTGGTGCCGGCTCATCACCGACGAAGAAAAAGACACCGCGATTGGGAAACTCGGGGCTGACCCACTCGACCCACACGCCGATCCCAGCCGCAGCTATCAACGAATCAAACGGTCGTCGAAACCGATTAGTACCTTGCTGATGGATCAGCACATATTCGCAGGCGTCGGAAATATTTACCGCGCCGAAACGCTATTCAGGTTAGGACTTAACCCTGAGCTGCGAGGTAAAGATCTTACCGATGACGACCTCCATGCGATATGGAATGACCTCGTCGAAACGATGACGATGGGGTTCCGGGTCGGGAAAATCGACACCGTTCGGCCAGAACACACGCCTGAGGCCATGGGGCGGGAACCACGCGTCGACGCTCATGGTGGTGAGGTTTATGTTTACCGACGTGCCGGGCTCCCTTGCTACGTCTGCGGAACCACTATTGTCGAGCGCAAGGTCGACGGCAGAAACCTCTTCTGGTGTCCCACCTGCCAGGCGTGA
- a CDS encoding S-(hydroxymethyl)mycothiol dehydrogenase, which yields MTAASQTVKGVISRAKKEPVELTDIVIPEPGDNDVIVSIKTCGVCHTDLAYRDGGINDDYPFLLGHEATAVVEQIGSRVTHVAEGDTVVLNWRAVCGECRACKRGEPHLCFNTFNASKPMTLTDGTELTPALGIGAFAEKTLVHEKQCTKVDPDVDPAAAGLLGCGVMAGLGAAVNTGQVKRGESVAVIGAGGVGMAAVAGAALAGATKVIVIDVSDNKLEKAKEFGATHTINPTSLDSKGDDEDVSPEEQPVVKAVKDLTDGFGVDVAIDAVGVPQTFTQAFYMRDLAGRVVLVGVPTPTMKLELPFLDVFSHGGAIKPSWYGDCLPERDFPMYVSLFQQGKFPLDKFVSERVDIDEVEDAFETMKKGNVLRSVVVV from the coding sequence ATGACTGCAGCATCACAAACAGTGAAGGGCGTTATCTCCCGGGCAAAAAAGGAGCCCGTTGAGCTAACAGACATCGTTATTCCGGAACCAGGCGATAACGACGTTATTGTATCGATTAAAACCTGCGGGGTGTGCCACACAGACTTGGCGTACCGCGATGGCGGTATCAACGACGATTACCCGTTTTTACTCGGGCATGAGGCGACCGCCGTCGTCGAACAGATCGGTTCACGAGTTACTCACGTTGCCGAGGGCGACACGGTCGTTTTGAACTGGCGTGCAGTGTGCGGCGAGTGCCGCGCGTGTAAACGGGGAGAGCCGCACTTGTGCTTCAATACGTTCAATGCGTCGAAGCCCATGACACTGACCGACGGAACTGAGCTGACACCAGCGCTGGGAATCGGCGCTTTTGCCGAAAAGACTCTGGTCCATGAGAAGCAGTGCACGAAGGTTGATCCCGACGTCGATCCCGCCGCCGCAGGCCTGTTGGGGTGCGGCGTCATGGCAGGACTCGGCGCAGCCGTTAATACGGGGCAGGTCAAGCGCGGTGAATCCGTCGCCGTGATCGGCGCTGGCGGTGTCGGTATGGCAGCCGTTGCGGGTGCAGCCTTAGCCGGCGCGACGAAGGTCATCGTTATCGACGTCTCCGACAACAAATTAGAAAAAGCCAAGGAGTTCGGCGCGACGCACACGATCAACCCCACGTCGTTGGACTCCAAGGGCGACGACGAGGATGTCTCCCCCGAAGAGCAACCCGTCGTCAAGGCGGTCAAGGACCTCACGGATGGCTTCGGTGTCGATGTAGCCATCGACGCTGTCGGCGTTCCGCAGACCTTTACTCAGGCGTTCTATATGCGTGATCTCGCTGGCCGCGTCGTTCTCGTTGGTGTTCCAACACCGACCATGAAACTCGAGCTACCTTTCCTGGATGTCTTCTCCCACGGAGGAGCCATCAAGCCATCCTGGTACGGAGATTGCCTACCAGAACGCGATTTCCCGATGTACGTCTCTCTCTTCCAGCAAGGGAAATTCCCCTTGGATAAGTTTGTCAGCGAGCGTGTCGACATCGATGAGGTCGAGGACGCTTTCGAGACCATGAAGAAGGGCAATGTTTTGCGCTCTGTGGTGGTGGTATAA
- the secF gene encoding protein translocase subunit SecF, whose amino-acid sequence MSKRPFFERIYTGEGGIEFVSQRRRWYGIYAIILVICLVSIIFRGFTLGIDFEGGTKITMPAGDVSKTEVADTFHEATGVEAQQVQIIGSGNARNVEIESKHLNDDEISEAREALFSKYHPKDASGKETPDSIGDSTVSNSWGSTITHRMVLALIVFLALIFLYITVRFERDMAIAAISALAVDAIVVSGLYSIIGFEVSPASVIGLLTVLSYSLYDTVVVFDKVHENTAGLTKTTTSTYAEQANLAVNQTMMRSISTSLFSILPIGALMVVAVWLLGVGTLKDLSLVQLLGVIEGTFSSIFLATPILVSLKSRQKKYSEHTKRVEESRKAESSNQENELVAVTSDGSEITPSESSDSEPSARASRRRGSSRIVHHSDRDREAGRFHSREGGGASWRPDDNRRRNNSPFDGN is encoded by the coding sequence ATGAGTAAACGGCCTTTCTTCGAACGTATCTACACCGGTGAAGGCGGAATTGAGTTCGTCTCCCAGCGCCGTCGCTGGTACGGCATTTACGCCATCATCTTGGTGATCTGCCTCGTATCCATTATTTTCCGTGGATTTACCTTGGGCATCGACTTTGAGGGCGGTACCAAGATAACGATGCCCGCCGGTGACGTGTCCAAGACCGAAGTCGCCGACACCTTCCACGAAGCCACTGGGGTCGAGGCCCAGCAAGTCCAGATCATCGGCTCCGGTAACGCTCGCAATGTGGAAATCGAGTCAAAGCACCTTAACGACGACGAGATCTCCGAGGCTCGGGAAGCCTTGTTCTCGAAGTACCACCCGAAAGACGCCTCGGGTAAAGAAACTCCCGACTCCATCGGTGATTCGACCGTGAGTAACTCGTGGGGATCGACGATTACTCACCGCATGGTTCTAGCGCTGATCGTCTTCCTTGCGCTGATCTTCCTGTACATCACGGTTCGCTTTGAGCGCGATATGGCCATCGCGGCTATATCAGCACTTGCCGTTGACGCGATTGTGGTCTCAGGGCTGTATTCGATCATCGGTTTCGAGGTTTCACCAGCATCGGTTATCGGTTTGCTGACAGTCTTGTCCTACTCGCTGTACGACACCGTGGTTGTGTTCGACAAGGTTCACGAGAACACCGCTGGGTTGACAAAGACAACTACGTCGACCTACGCCGAGCAAGCTAACCTCGCCGTCAACCAGACGATGATGCGTTCCATTTCGACATCATTGTTCTCGATCCTCCCGATCGGCGCATTGATGGTCGTCGCGGTCTGGTTGCTGGGCGTGGGCACACTCAAAGACCTCTCGCTCGTGCAGCTACTTGGCGTCATCGAAGGAACGTTCTCATCCATCTTCTTGGCGACGCCAATCTTGGTTTCGCTCAAGTCTCGTCAGAAGAAGTATTCCGAGCACACCAAACGTGTCGAAGAATCTCGCAAGGCTGAGTCATCGAACCAAGAGAATGAACTGGTTGCCGTAACCAGTGATGGATCAGAGATCACTCCTAGTGAAAGCTCAGATTCAGAGCCATCCGCACGTGCCTCACGGAGGAGAGGCTCATCACGTATCGTTCACCACTCCGATCGAGATCGCGAGGCGGGCAGATTCCACAGTCGTGAAGGAGGCGGCGCGTCATGGCGTCCCGACGATAACCGCCGTCGCAACAACTCACCCTTTGATGGAAACTAA